From the Primulina tabacum isolate GXHZ01 chromosome 3, ASM2559414v2, whole genome shotgun sequence genome, one window contains:
- the LOC142539976 gene encoding uncharacterized protein LOC142539976, whose amino-acid sequence MHPPLTIHRHPMCAEIIEQFQKCHIDHPLGKFFGECTDLKIKLDKCFRQEKALRRKANFEESKKLKERLREYRKENLETRESKAFAQA is encoded by the exons ATGCATCCTCCTCTAACAATCCACAGGCATCCAATGTGTGCTGAA ATTATCGAACAATTTCAGAAGTGTCACATAGACCATCCTCTTGGGAAGTTTTTCGGTGAATGCACGGACTTGAAAATAAAGCTTGATAAGTGTTTCCGTCAAGAA AAAGCTCTGAGACGGAAGGCGAATTTTGAAGAGAGCAAAAAGTTGAAAGAGAGGTTGAGAGAATACAGGAAAGAGAACCTTGAGACGAGAGAATCGAAGGCCTTTGCCCAAGCTTAA
- the LOC142539977 gene encoding protein NRT1/ PTR FAMILY 4.3-like, giving the protein MENTRKLQEFKGERICEGSGTIDWRGRPSNPNKHGGMKAAAFVLGLQGFEIMGIAAIGNNLITYVINEMHFSLSKSANTVTNFVGTVFILALVGGYLSDSHLGCFWTMLIFGFVELSGFILLSVQAHLPQLKPPQCNILNDTENCVEAKGFKAFIFFVALYLVALGSGCVKPNMIAHGADQFNIQDNPNQSKKLSKYFNAAYFAFSVGELIALTILVYVQTHSGMDIGFGVSAAAMAMGLLSLICGTLVYRNKPPQGSILTPIAQVIVAATLKRKQICPSDPTMLHGNHSKELTNGGISISDNIGNFHLTQRFRFLNKACIKIQDSNNKKKESSWRLCTVNQVEQVKTLISVIPIFACTIVFNTILAQLQTFSVQQGSKMNTQITKSNFHIPPASLQAIPYIMLIFIVPLYDTFFVPFARKITGHESGITSLQRIGFGLFFATFSMVSAAITEKKRRDSDRTISIFWITPQFLIFGISEMFTAVGLVEFFYKQSVKGMQTFLTATTYCSYSFGFYLSSILVSLVNKVTSRGSSGSGWLSDNDLNKDRLDLFYWLLAGLSFINFFHYLFWARWYSKNQSSASGIFLPQENDSNNPKNIGGVENDIV; this is encoded by the exons ATGGAGAACACGAGAAAGTTGCAGGAGTTTAAGGGAGAAAGGATTTGTGAAGGGAGTGGTACCATTGATTGGAGAGGAAGACCTTCAAACCCTAATAAGCATGGTGGAATGAAAGCTGCTGCCTTTGTTCTAG GGCTTCAAGGATTTGAGATAATGGGAATAGCAGCAATTGGGAACAATCTGATAACATATGTGATAAACGAGATGCACTTTTCGCTGTCAAAATCTGCAAACACAGTCACCAATTTCGTAGGAACAGTCTTCATTCTTGCACTTGTTGGTGGCTATCTTTCTGATTCACATCTTGGTTGCTTCTGGACTATGCTCATCTTTGGCTTTGTTGAACTTTCg GGTTTTATATTACTATCAGTGCAAGCCCATCTTCCCCAACTCAAACCACCACAATGCAACATTTTAAACGATACTGAAAACTGCGTAGAAGCCAAAGGGTTCAAAGCATTTATATTCTTTGTGGCACTTTATTTGGTGGCATTAGGGAGTGGATGTGTGAAGCCTAACATGATAGCACATGGTGCTGACCAATTCAATATTCAAGATAATCCAAACCAATCCAAGAagttatccaaatatttcaatgCTGCTTATTTTGCATTCTCTGTGGGTGAACTCATAGCCTTAACTATCCTGGTTTATGTCCAAACACACTCCGGCATGGATATTGGATTCGGGGTCTCGGCTGCAGCCATGGCCATGGGATTGCTTAGTTTGATTTGTGGAACACTTGTTTATAGGAACAAGCCTCCTCAGGGCAGCATCTTGACTCCTATCGCACAG GTGATCGTAGCTGCAACTTTAAAGAGAAAGCAAATATGTCCCTCTGATCCTACGATGCTTCATGGAAACCACTCAAAGGAACTAACAAATGGCGGCATCTCCATTTCTGATAATATTGGCAATTTTCATCTCACTCAAAGATTCAG ATTCTTGAACAAGGCCTGCATAAAAATTCAAGATTCAAACAACAAGAAGAAAGAAAGTTCATGGAGACTTTGTACCGTAAACCAAGTAGAGCAAGTGAAAACGCTAATTTCAGTGATTCCAATATTTGCATGCACAATTGTTTTCAACACCATCTTAGCACAATTGCAAACGTTCTCAGTGCAACAAGGAAGCAAAATGAACACTCAAATCACGAAATCTAATTTCCACATCCCTCCAGCTTCCCTCCAAGCCATCCCTTACATCATGTTAATCTTCATCGTCCCTCTATACGACACATTCTTTGTCCCTTTTGCGCGTAAAATCACCGGTCACGAATCCGGGATCACCTCTTTACAAAGAATAGGTTTCGGCCTGTTTTTCGCAACTTTTTCGATGGTATCAGCTGCCATTACGGAGAAAAAGAGAAGGGACTCAGATAGAACGATATCTATATTTTGGATTACGCCTCAATTCCTGATATTCGGGATATCAGAAATGTTTACTGCAGTGGGGCTGGTTGAATTCTTCTACAAACAATCAGTGAAAGGGATGCAAACTTTCTTGACAGCTACAACTTATTGCTCATATTCATTTGGATTTTATTTGAGTTCGATACTAGTTTCACTAGTGAATAAGGTGACTTCACGTGGCTCTTCTGGTTCGGGATGGCTCAGTGACAATGATCTGAATAAAGACAGATTGGACTTGTTCTATTGGTTGCTTGCAGGTCTAAGTTTCATCAACTTTTTCCACTATCTTTTTTGGGCAAGATGGTATTCTAAAAATCAGTCGTCTGCATCTGGGATATTCTTGCCACAAGAGAATGATTCCAATAATCCAAAAAATATTGGTGGAGTTGAAAATGATATTGTATGA